The genomic segment GTCACAACCGATCCGGCGCCTAATTTGTCGGATATCTTCAGCCAGCCGATCGGCCATAAGATTTCGCCTGTTCAGGGGATAGACAACCTGCATGCCATGGAGATCAATCCTGATACGGCATCGGAGGAATACCGCGAAAGGATCGTTGCCCCCCTGAAGGAATTGCTGGATGAAAAAAACATGAATGTCATCCGGGAGCAATTGAAGAGTCCCTGCGTGGAGGAAGTTGCGGCCTTCGACAAGTTTATCGAATTTATGGACGATCCCGGCTACGACGTGGTTGTTTTCGACACGGCGCCGACGGGGCATACCATTCGCCTGCTGGAGCTGCCGAGCGGTTGGACAGAGACACTGAACGAAAACGCTGCCACATGCATCGGACCAGGAGCGTCTCTCCAGAGCCAGAAAGCCAAGTACGAAAAGGCGATTTCTTACCTTCAGGATCGCCAACGGACGTCCTTTATATTTGTTCTTAAACCCGAAAATTCATCTCTTCTGGAAACCAAAAGGAGCACGGAAGAACTATCCAAGCTGGACATTGCCACGAGTTTTCTGATTATCAACGGCATCCTGCCTGCGGAAGCCTGCACAGATGACTTTTTCCGGAAGAAAAAGGCGGACGAGGAAGGAATCATCGTGCGGATCGCTGCGGAGTTTCCTGCATTGGAGAAGGTCTTATATCCACTGCGTGACGCCGAGGTGTCGGGAATCGCACTCCTTCACAACGTGGGAAACTTTATTTACGACGGGAAACAGGATGGAAGTCAAAGCCAGGAATCGGTTGTGACAACAAACATGGGGGTCACGCAGTCGTTCTATCGCAAGGCGAATGGCCTTGATTTATTAAAGTCGTTAAACGGTCGGCGGTATATCTTCTTTACCGGCAAAGGCGGTGTGGGCAAGAGCACCATTGCCAGCACGTCCGCCCTGTATCTGGCCGACCACGGGTATAAGACGCTCATTGTCACCACGGACCCGGCGTCCCATTTGCACGATATCTTCGGTCAGGCCATCAACCATGAGCCCTCGAAGATCAATGGCGTGGAAAATCTTTATGCGGCACGGATTGATCAGCGGCAGGCGTTGGAAGAATACAAAGTAAGAATTCTGGAAGCCGTCAAGGGCCAGAGCGAGGAAACAAAAAAATCCATCGAGGAGGATTTGAATTCCCCCTGCGCCGAAGAGATGGCGGCCTTCGAGAAATTCATGAGTTACTTCGAGGCCGGCGGTTACGACATCACTGTTTTCGATACGGCGCCAACGGGACACACCCTGCGTCTCCTCGAGCTTCCCACCGACTGGAAGGGATTTATCGACCTGGGAACGCTCACGAAGCAGACCTCGGAGGCCACGCAGAACAAATATGCCGACGTCATTGAAAAAATGCGCAACCCGAACAAGAGCGCCTTTGTCTTTGTCATGTATCCCGAATACACGCCCATGGTCGAGGCCTGGCGGGCAGCCGAAGATCTGAAAATGCAGGTAGGCATAGATACGGCGGCGTTGGCCGTCAACTATATTCTGCCGAACGACGCAGGACACAATGACTTTTTCGATAAAAGGCGAAAGCAGCAGGAGAGGTATCTTGCCGAGATTGAAGCCCGGTTCCACAAACTGATGATCTTCGTTCCTCTTTTAGATCACG from the Deltaproteobacteria bacterium HGW-Deltaproteobacteria-6 genome contains:
- a CDS encoding arsenic-transporting ATPase; the encoded protein is MIKDLIKPDKNQVKYIFFSGKGGVGKSTMSCATAVWLAKVGYKTLLVTTDPAPNLSDIFSQPIGHKISPVQGIDNLHAMEINPDTASEEYRERIVAPLKELLDEKNMNVIREQLKSPCVEEVAAFDKFIEFMDDPGYDVVVFDTAPTGHTIRLLELPSGWTETLNENAATCIGPGASLQSQKAKYEKAISYLQDRQRTSFIFVLKPENSSLLETKRSTEELSKLDIATSFLIINGILPAEACTDDFFRKKKADEEGIIVRIAAEFPALEKVLYPLRDAEVSGIALLHNVGNFIYDGKQDGSQSQESVVTTNMGVTQSFYRKANGLDLLKSLNGRRYIFFTGKGGVGKSTIASTSALYLADHGYKTLIVTTDPASHLHDIFGQAINHEPSKINGVENLYAARIDQRQALEEYKVRILEAVKGQSEETKKSIEEDLNSPCAEEMAAFEKFMSYFEAGGYDITVFDTAPTGHTLRLLELPTDWKGFIDLGTLTKQTSEATQNKYADVIEKMRNPNKSAFVFVMYPEYTPMVEAWRAAEDLKMQVGIDTAALAVNYILPNDAGHNDFFDKRRKQQERYLAEIEARFHKLMIFVPLLDHEPKGVESLRSLGRDIFLQMTGSNDDG